One segment of Triticum aestivum cultivar Chinese Spring chromosome 2A, IWGSC CS RefSeq v2.1, whole genome shotgun sequence DNA contains the following:
- the LOC123184817 gene encoding uncharacterized PE-PGRS family protein PE_PGRS24-like: MEAMSYIAVLLLLSCSLTAATAPAGTIERVSKQQILASIPPGGHASPPVLFLTSPSGKYAAYFVRTHTAPGAGGLGADFCYVEVMAGGEGEGGGSAARASAWESECRPVSTVNTCTLLFSWHGLEVFDGAEEVWHGETNTDGTNFLQTLELVDDGDMRVRDKDGELAWRASDEPRHAQHCGAPGSPGLAAALPPFAEPIGAHSSNLPFGQVEGGNGHAAELPQAAQLGDGVAPGAGAFAGVGGVAPGAGGLGDGYGYGIAPTAGGGGEGAAGAGPLGDGYGIAPGAGTGAFDGTGDMGGQGEAATAAGAAGGVAGAAAFGSQPLVDNSPYDSGAYKGSRGGRLAAIGTVVLVGAIAVGF, encoded by the coding sequence ATGGAGGCCATGTCATACATAGCCGTGCTCCTACTCCTCTCCTGCTCGCtcacggcggcgacggcgccggccGGCACGATCGAGCGCGTGTCCAAGCAGCAGATCCTGGCGAGCATCCCACCAGGAGGGCACGCCAGCCCGCCCGTGCTGTTCCTCACGTCTCCGTCCGGCAAGTACGCGGCCTACTTCGTGCGCACCCACACCGCGCCTGGCGCCGGCGGGCTCGGCGCCGACTTCTGCTACGTCGAGGTGATGGCCGGTGGTGAGGGCGAAGGCGGCGGCAGCGCTGCCCGCGCGAGCGCGTGGGAGTCGGAGTGCCGGCCGGTGAGCACGGTGAACACGTGCACCCTGCTCTTCTCGTGGCACGGGCTGGAGGTGTTCGACGGGGCCGAGGAGGTGTGGCACGGCGAGACCAACACCGACGGGACCAACTTCCTCCAGACGCTCGAGCTCGTCGACGACGGCGACATGCGCGTCCGCGACAAGGACGGCGAGCTCGCGTGGCGCGCCAGCGACGAGCCCCGCCACGCGCAGCACTGCGGCGCGCCGGGGTCCCCGGGCCTCGCGGCCGCGCTGCCGCCCTTCGCCGAGCCCATTGGCGCGCACAGCAGCAACCTGCCCTTCGGCCAGGTGGAGGGCGGCAACGGCCACGCGGCCGAGCTGCCGCAGGCGGCGCAGCTCGGGGACGGGGTTGCTCCAGGGGCCGGAGCCTTTGCCGGCGTAGGAGGAGTTGCCCCGGGAGCAGGCGGCTTGGGCGACGGGTACGGCTACGGCATTGCACCaacggcgggaggcggcggagagggtgCCGCGGGGGCAGGACCCTTGGGTGACGGCTACGGGATTGCACCGGGCGCCGGGACAGGAGCCTTCGATGGTACCGGGGACATGGGCGGACAGGGTGAAGCCGCGACGGCGGCGGGGGCTGCGGGCGGTGTGGCCGGAGCGGCAGCGTTCGGCAGCCAGCCGCTGGTGGACAACAGCCCGTACGACAGCGGAGCCTACAAGGGCAGCCGTGGGGGCCGTCTGGCAGCGATTGGAACCGTGGTTTTGGTCGGTGCCATTGCCGTGGGTTTCTGA